A portion of the Oxynema aestuarii AP17 genome contains these proteins:
- the hypD gene encoding hydrogenase formation protein HypD gives MKYVEEYRNADLARDYARAIAELVTRPWTIMEICGGQTHAIVKFGIDELLPPEITLIHGPGCPVCVTPVSSIDRAIAIAKRPEVIFCSFGDMLRVPGSDTDLLGVKADGGDVRIVYSPLDCLKLAKDNPDKQVVFFAVGFETTTPATAMAVYQARLQQIANFSTVVSHVLVPPAMEAILSAPNCAVRGFLAAGHVCTVMGYSEYEAIAPKYQVPIVVTGFEPVDILQGIYMCVQQLERGRAEVENQYTRSVRYQGNPTAQKLVRQVFQVIPRQWRGIGEIPQSGLGLRPEYAEFDAERRFDLGHVRSSESPDCISGEILQGVKKPHDCPAFGTTCTPEHPLGAPMVSSEGACAAYYRYRKHATERAMV, from the coding sequence ATGAAATATGTAGAAGAATATCGCAACGCCGACTTAGCCCGGGATTACGCCCGCGCGATCGCCGAACTCGTCACCCGTCCGTGGACGATCATGGAAATTTGCGGCGGTCAAACCCACGCGATCGTCAAATTCGGCATCGACGAGTTATTGCCGCCGGAAATTACCTTAATTCACGGCCCCGGCTGTCCGGTATGCGTCACCCCCGTCAGCTCGATCGATCGGGCGATCGCGATCGCCAAGCGTCCGGAGGTTATCTTTTGTTCCTTCGGCGACATGCTCCGCGTTCCCGGTAGCGACACCGACCTCCTCGGCGTCAAAGCCGACGGCGGCGACGTGCGGATCGTTTACTCCCCCCTCGACTGTCTCAAACTCGCCAAAGACAACCCGGACAAGCAGGTAGTATTCTTCGCCGTCGGCTTTGAAACCACCACCCCCGCGACCGCCATGGCCGTCTATCAAGCGCGCCTGCAGCAAATTGCCAATTTCTCGACGGTCGTCTCTCACGTCCTCGTCCCCCCGGCGATGGAAGCGATTTTATCCGCTCCCAATTGTGCCGTGCGAGGGTTCCTGGCAGCGGGTCACGTCTGCACCGTGATGGGGTATAGCGAATATGAGGCGATCGCCCCTAAATATCAAGTGCCGATCGTCGTCACCGGATTTGAACCCGTCGATATCCTCCAAGGGATTTACATGTGCGTGCAACAACTGGAACGAGGACGCGCCGAAGTCGAAAATCAATATACCCGTTCCGTCCGCTATCAAGGCAACCCCACCGCTCAAAAGCTCGTCAGGCAAGTGTTTCAAGTCATCCCCCGCCAGTGGCGCGGCATCGGCGAAATCCCCCAAAGCGGTTTGGGACTGCGCCCGGAATATGCCGAGTTCGACGCCGAACGTCGTTTCGACCTCGGTCACGTCCGCAGCAGCGAATCCCCGGATTGTATCAGTGGCGAAATCTTACAAGGGGTCAAGAAGCCTCACGACTGCCCCGCGTTCGGTACCACCTGCACCCCGGAACATCCCCTCGGCGCGCCGATGGTCTCTTCCGAAGGGGCTTGTGCGGCTTACTACCGCTACCGCAAGCACGCGACGGAACGGGCGATGGTGTGA